The following coding sequences are from one Tachysurus vachellii isolate PV-2020 chromosome 7, HZAU_Pvac_v1, whole genome shotgun sequence window:
- the myripa gene encoding rab effector MyRIP isoform X5, with the protein MLKALMTVFMRVTLHSTNILKCSVYCVIAERSMAESISVALRVAKEAIDEAITKAEKQPGNQEKLKEACYLRDNRGELIEELTTMILQTIICKSRDLSEMHTECNLETPPDQNSNSQSASSLLTDEILAQHNRTEQSSMNCKQGLKKDEVPAVASWNQNMDWMENSCASSVLQSPDGNWFALQSTQMPTLSLPTKRENLMFSALEKESGVISAYDGMASDTESDSDGAWGAARGRKLCTSYLLNDHHATGPKPAIKISTKYTSDQPQSDSDQNNPVPQINSPSLPLLKRKVSLENRYRPCQCHSAMGVTTNPYGGESSEDGLEDNRVKRTRRRRRHKREATEGNSLRVCSGERLSLSEPQDYGRMLLNYLLKCQSKRQSVSEFPSDETVNADTPDSVTPDILKSGAMTPDAFTPDAEDPTTEHHVLNSTSDQQLTSKLRELTNHANGTQLSLTRNGLDGVEEPVDREREKKEERDKEKREELSDMEVNVGQKVSEVKEEKDQNVGNRLIDVEDNERENKKLKNSETQSTNMIDNLHNEETVEKQSAPEIERTTRMSLEEPKEHRQRELYSTYNTDSERQIKTNEDEANYLSERTHEDQNAEQGKKDRSECTQGDDTESEPVKNQDSIKSKKHIELQAKCLSETPVEICGKREKDESQECRKQKKDTEYEAENKKDNTGSEHRMNKEKESIRYDNLDLGELGKSKYKQMTENVVTGLNIMEEEAEAQICNTTYSISDFTDDYCKEKEVIMGKQNEQTQESDMENESSSNFVGKTEEQICVADAEECNVHTLKDILDCTTSGQEGFLSPEEVYKKYSAASLRSITTEVLKVLNATEDLIQGAMGLSQSESWHRPSLPPTQSRRLDEQLSRIEENVYVAASAVFGLEAELGDLEECARSISGDTTEEELSQLEEQVASAAAQVKQSELQVTDIAARIAALKNAGLNVAPQTRFAKPQTIDSSRQHRRRLPAPPMQGKKT; encoded by the exons ATGCTGAAAGCACTGATGACAGTGTTTATGAGAGTGACTCTACATTCTACAAACATACTGAAG TgttctgtgtactgtgtcattGCAGAGCGGAGTATGGCAGAGAGCATCAGTGTGGCATTGCGTGTGGCTAAAGAGGCCATAGATGAGGCTATTACCAAGGCAGAGAAACAACCAGGCAACCAG gAGAAACTGAAGGAGGCTTGTTACCTACGGGACAACAGAGGAGAGCTGATAGAAGAGCTGACCACCATGATTCTGCAGACA ATTATCTGCAAGAGTCGAGATCTATCTGAGATGCATACAGAATGTAATTTGGAGACCCCACCTGATCAGAACAGTAAT TCCCAATCAGCCTCCTCACTTCTCACTGATGAAATTCTGGCCCAGCATAATAGAACTGAGCAGAGTTCCATGAACTGCAAACAAGGGCTAAAAAAGGATGAAGTCCCGGCTGTTGCAAGCTGGAATCAGAATATGGACTGGATGGAAAACTCCT GTGCATCCTCAGTGCTGCAGAGTCCAGATGGAAATTGGTTTGCCCTGCAGAGTACCCAGATGCCTACGCTGAGCCTACCGACCAAGCGTGAGAACCTGATGTTCAGTGCGCTGGAGAAAGAATCTGGTGTGATCTCAGCCTATGATGGAATGGCCTCTGACACTGAGTCAGACTCTGACGGAGCATGGGGTGCTGCCCGGGGGCGGAAACTGTGCACCAGCTACCTGTTAAATGACCATCATGCCACCGGCCCCAAGCCAGCTATTAAAATATCCACAAAATATACTTCTGACCAACCCCAGAGTGACAGTGACCAGAACAACCCTGTGCCCCAAATTAATAGCCCATCACTTCCCCTCCTAAAGAGGAAGGTGTCTCTAGAGAACAGGTACAGGCCTTGCCAATGCCATAGTGCCATGGGTGTGACCACAAACCCTTATGGTGGAGAAAGTAGCGAGGATGGCCTAGAGGACAACAGGGTCAAGAGGACACGACGGAGGAGAAGACATAAGCGTGAGGCTACAGAGGGGAACAGCTTGAGAGTATGCAGTGGAGAAAGGCTGTCTTTATCTGAACCT CAGGATTATGGCAGGATGCTATTAAATTACCTTTTGAAATGCCAGAGCAAGAGGCAGAGTGTCTCAGAGTTTCCGAGTGATGAAACCGTGAATGCAGACACACCAGACTCTGTGACCCCAGACATTCTGAAATCTGGTGCCATGACTCCTGAtgcttttacaccagatgcagAAGACCCCACCACTGAGCATCATGTTCTGAATAGTACTTCAGATCAGCAGCTGACATCCAAACTGAGAGAACTGACCAATCATGCCAATGGAACACAGCTCTCCTTAACCAGGAATGGGCTTGATGGAGTAGAAGAGCCtgtagatagagagagggaaaagaaagaagagagggacaaagagaaaagagaagaattaAGTGATATGGAGGTGAATGTAGGACAGAAAGTCTCTgaggtaaaagaagaaaaagatcaaAATGTAGGCAACAGGTTAATAGATGTAGaagacaatgagagagaaaacaaaaaattaaagaatTCAGAAACACAGAGCACAAATATGATCGATAATTTGCACAATGAAGAGACAGTAGAGAAACAAAGTGCACCTGAAATAGAGAGAACTACCAGAATGTCACTGGAAGAACCCAAAGAGCATAGACAGAGAGAATTATATAGCACTTATAACACTGACTCAGAGAGGCAGATTAAAACTAATGAAGACGAAGCAAATTATTTGAGTGAGAGAACGCATGAAGATCAGAATGCTGAACagggaaagaaagacagatcaGAATGTACACAGGGAGATGATACTGAGTCGGAACCTGTAAAAAATCAAGACAGTATAAAGAGTAAGAAACATATAGAACTACAGGCAAAATGTCTTTCGGAGACACCTGTAGAGATTtgtggaaaaagagaaaaagatgagAGTCAAgagtgcagaaagcagaaaaaagacaCTGAATATgaagctgaaaataaaaaagacaatacaggaAGTGAACATAGAATGAACAAGGAGAAAGAAAGCATAAGATACGATAATCTTGATCTTGGTGAGTTAGGGAAGTCGAAATATAAGCAAATGACTGAGAATGTCGTTACGGGTTTAAATATTATggaagaggaagcagaggcacAAATCTGCAATACAACGTACAGCATATCAGATTTCACTGATGATTATTGTAAGGAGAAGGAGGTAATAAtgggaaaacaaaatgaacaaacacaagAGAGTGATATGGAAAATGAGAGCAGTAGTAACTTCGTTGGGAAAACAGAAGAGCAAATTTGTGTAGCAGACGCAGAAGAGTGTAATGTGCACACACTCAAAGATATTCTGGACTGCACTACTTCTGGACAGGAAGGGTTTCTCTCCCCAGAGGAAGTCTACAAG AAGTATTCAGCTGCATCTCTGCGCAGTATCACTACTGAGGTGTTGAAGGTTCTCAATGCTACTGAAGATCTTATCCAGGGTGCCATGGGTcttagccaatcagaatcatGGCATAGGCCTTCCCTTCCTCCCACGCAGAGCAGGAGACTAGATGAGCAGCTCAGCAGAATAGAGGAAAAT GTATATGTGGCTGCTAGTGCCGTATTTGGGCTGGAGGCTGAACTGGGAGATCTTGAGGAGTGTGCACGCAGCATCAGTGGAGATACCACAGAGGAAGAACTCTCTCAGCTGGAGGAACAGGTGGCATCAGCTGCAGCTCAAGTAAAGCAGTCTGAGCTCCAG